The nucleotide sequence ACCTTGGCAAGTTGTGCAGCTCTTGCGGGTGCTTAAGTAGTCCTTGAAGTTATAGCTTGCTGATTCGTTCCACTATTTCGTTTATTGTGCAATTATTATCATTTTTGGACTTAGCTGTTTCATTCTTTCTGCTTATTTCATCCTCAATTTCTCTGTTTTCACTTTTCACTGCTTCTTTTACTTTTATAATACTTTTTTTCTAAATGCCTAGATATAGTGGGATAGATTTGTGTTGCAAGATCTGGTGAATGGTTTTTATGTTTGTGTTTATGTTCTTATTTTCCGAACCAATTTGAGGTAACctttgaaagttacttatgaaAATATGCTCTGGATTGTTGTTTTTAGGGACGTCCCAAGGGAGTAACTCCCAAATACAGTTTGAAGCCTCTTGTGCCCAGGCTTTCTGAGCTCCTTGGACTCGAGGTTTGTATTTTCTTAAACATTACAATTTTTGTCCGATGGTTTTTATCTCATGGAAAGCTCTATTTGATCATaacgtatttatttattttctgttacAGGTTAAGATTGCCAATGACTGTATTGGTGAGGAAGTCGAGAAATTAGTTGCTCAACTTCCAGAGGGAGGAGTTTTGCTCCTTGAGAATGTTAGGTTCTacaaggaggaagagaagaatgACCCTGAATTCGCCAAGAAGCTTGCTTCACTTGCAGATGTTTATGTGAATGATGCTTTTGGTACTGCTCATAGGGCTCATGCATCAACAGAGGGAGTGGCTAAGTACTTGAAGCCTTCCGTTGCTGGATTCCTTATGCAGAAGGTATGTCAGTTTTAACTCACCAATTGCACTTACTTAAACCATGAATGCTCCACCGCTCTACTTCTCATTGAAGTTATTCCCTCTTAAGGATAATGGCGGTCGCAAGATATTTCACACATTTACTTTTCATATATGGTACAACAATTTTTCTTGTTATGGTAACCCCATGTTTTATTCATGTGGTGCTATCAGGAACTTGACTACCTTGTCGGTGCCGTAGCAAATCCTAAGAGGCCATTTGCTGCCATTGTTGGCGGTGCAAAGGTGTCATCCAAGATTGGAGTGATAGAATCCTTGTTGGAGAAGGTTAACATTCTCTTACTCGGTGGAGGAATGATCTTTACCTTCTACAAGGCCCAAGGGCATTCAGTTGGATCTTCCCTTGTGGAGGAAGACAAGCTTGATCTTGCAAAGTCACTTCTTGAGAAGGCCAAATCTAAGGGGGTTTCTTTTCTCCTCCCAACTGATGTGGTTATTGCTGACAAGTTTGCTGCTGATGCAAACAGCAAGGTCAGTAGTTCCTCTCCGTTGTTTTGATAACTATCACAGAAATGTCACGTTTATGGTTTCTCAAATGCTTATGTTTTCCTGCAGGTTGTGCCAGCTTCTGCTATTCCAGATGGTTGGATGGGATTGGATATTGGACCAGACTCGATCAAAACTTTCAGTGAAGCTCTGGATACCACTCAAACTGTTATCTGGAACGGACCTATGGGTGTTTTCGAGTTTGAGAAGTTTTCTACTGGGACTGAGGTACATAATAAACTTAATTTCTGATGATTTTTGAACCATCAGGCAATATATTGTGTTTTTACCCCATCTATGGAAGCTTCCATGCTTTGATAGCCATTACAATTTCTTATATATCACTTATGGGTCGTCTGATAAAATGTAGATTTAGATAGATTTTCTTATCTAAAAGTAATCTTATATAACTGTTTTGGGACTTGAGAAACATCAATTCATatagattttataaatttaggcactgattatgaatctaatccatttCATGTCATCAGGCAATAGCTAAGAAGCTTGCAGAGCTGAGCGGCAAGGGGGTGACAACAATCATCGGAGGTGGTGACTCAGTTGCCGCTGTTGAGAAGGCTGGGCTTGCTGAGAAGATGAGCCACATCTCAACTGGAGGCGGTGCAAGCTTAGAGCTCCTCGAAGGCAAAACACTCCCCGGAGTCCTTGCTCTTGACGATGCTTAAGCTGAAAATTTCTCAGTTTATTTTGTGCATTTCGTTGCAGTTAAAAATGGTTGGTTTTCAACCCGAATGGATCAAGTGAAACAGAGCTTATCTTGTAGAGGCTTATAGGGGTAGAGATTTGAATAAGTACCGTCTTGGGATTTACCATTTTACGTGGGTTGGATATTTTTTGGAACAATGTTAATGATCCGAAGTGTTGCTACACTCGATGTCAGTTTGCTATGGAAAGTGATGTTTTTGGTACCAACTTTGTCGTTTGATCGTTATAATGTTGTATGATGGTTTGATTTAACGAGAAATTCTACGGTGTGCTGGTGTGATGTCTTGCAACGTTTGTTCATATTGTAACACGTGAAATAATCTGTGACTGGTCATTGTTATGTTGAAGAGTTTTTCAAACCTTATTGAGTGGTTGAAATCTCGAAGTGTGTGATGAGCCTGGCAGCAACCCTATCTATCTTCGATATTGTCAGCATCATGTCCTTGGGGAGTTTCAATTGACTCTGAGGGTGGAATCGGAATTTGGTATTTACCAAAGTTAAAGTGGAGAAGTGTTCAAGTTGGCATAGCAATGCAAAAATTAGTGTCAAGTCTTAATAGTATAGGGTCTAAAGTGAAAATCcttttaaaaatacaaataaaaaataattttcaaaagcATAGGGTCTAAAGTGaaaataattgtaaaagttCATATCGAAAGTGAAACGGAGTTGATTCATACATGCACTTACCATGAAAcacattatattcataattttttatacgTTCATGCAAGTAGTCGATAAGTCTTTCTATATATCTTGCTTAATTCTTTTTTTCAAGTTGGACTCGttcattttattaaaaaaaatgtataccATAACTTTTTGTCAAAATGATTGAGATATTCGAGGAAACTAAAATAGAACAATGAGAGAATGTGAGCTACTCAATTTAGTACCCTTTAGGGTAGGGTCGATCCTAATATTTTGGACGCCTTGTGCAAGAGTAATAGTTGAAGTACTTTTcttaaaaaattcaaagttaATAGATATTATATATGCTAAAACGTTGTGGCACTATTCATTAATAGTGAAAGGGTGAAACTGTCCTCGGTGTCTTCTTTGCTTGACGTAGTGTGAAAAGCCGGTTTTGGCCATGCATGCCACACGTCTTTCATCGTTACTCTctacttcatcttcttcactctctactttgggtttcctttttctGCTTCGCTAATCTATTGTTTTTCCCTGTCTTCATCACGCCCTCTCATATCCTTCATTTTTATTTCACTAAAAAGCATCGGAGGAGATCCTGCCTTTGATTTTTTTGGGATTTAGTTTCCCGTTGCTTTTCAGAGGAGTCGTTCGTTTGGCGAATTCTTGGGAAAATCCAAGCTATCTCCCGTTCTAATTCAAAGAAGTTTTATACCACATCAAAGCTTTGGCTTCCGTTCTGATTTGAAGAAATTTTAAACCCAGAAAAGCTTGGTTTCTTGTTGAGTTCTCCCACATTTGTCTCGGgtttggtttttgggttttcctttattttaaatCAACTttctattatttaattatttttatttgccaTGTCATAAAAGTATGTGAGTCTTATATTCTAACAATCAATTTAATAGATGACTAAAAGATGACTATTGGTTGTATaacattgaaataaaatagtaagtAATATAtaagattgaaatgttttaaagttatCGTACGATGTTGTAATTGTACCCAAACTTGAATGAGCAAAATGTAACTTACCCAATTTATTAAGTATGACTTTTTTCGTATTTAAAATATTGGGCTGGAACACTTAGTCCTAATTTTTGCGAAGCCTTTTGTGGCCGCCCAATCCACACACCCTATATGATGTTGGAAAACgaagaaagataaagaaaataaaatgtttcaaatttgtagacaaaatgtTGAGAAATATTGGATTCGATCGATATGACAACGGAATAAGCATCAAGAAGTATTTTGGCGTCAGAATTAGACATATAATATGTTGTTTTGAAAAGAATTGTGAGCATAAGAAGACTAATGGTTTTACCATGAGCCCATCGTGTCTAAGATCATCCGAGGTTGTTTAGGCTTTCAAAAatacatttatttttttgtaataaaaattaACCTTTTCATTTGTCGTCCGATTAGtgtcattttgattttgtttaattACCTAAGACCCTTGAGCTTCTCCAATGcattttgattatgtttattTAAGCTGTTGACTTGTATTGTAATACCATCTTTCACGAAATTTATATTGAACTTGTTGTAATACCATCTTTCACgaaatttatgatttttttaatacaatgtATTTACACTAGGACGTGATAGGAAAAAATTGGCATCGTTCGTCATCCAtaagattcaaacctaagatctcaacacttacaagtgaataaaaatatcaattGTAAAACTATGTTTCAAatggattttaaatttaattagagGTATTATTTTTAGAGCCAAATGTGTGACTCATCCTATTGCAAATGCAGCAGAACTATCATCTTTTGAGAAAACAGACGCATCAAAGTGTTAATATTAGGTACTCGGACATAGGTTttgccaaaaacaaaaagtagcTCTCCAAAACTATCACAAAAGCAATTCATCAAGAGAAAACCAACTCTAAATCCTTGCAGCATTTCCTCAATCCATTCGAGTTTGTCACGCATGCTTCTGCTCAATCCGGAGGACGGAACCCTTTATAATCGAAGGTGGCAACGTACGTGGTTTTCGTCAGCTTACATGATAGTGCAGCTCCCGTACTCCCTACAACGAAAAGGTTGATTCATCAGTCATAAACTGAAGATTCTGAATGTTCACAAGTGAAGTGAGATGGTACGTACTCTCGAAACTTTTTCACGTCTTCATAGTGGCTCAAGGCTTGCTCAAACTTGAGCCACTGCGGACCTGAATCCTGAGGATTCACATTCTTTGGCCCCAAGATATAAGCCTGAACAACGAACTCCGGAGTTCTTGAGCTGCTCGTTTATTATGACCATCAAATTAGACGTAACGTGGTCAATGATGTCCACATTAGGCAATCGAAAAATTATTTCCAGTGACAAATAAATCCTGTAACATACTTACCTCCCTTCATATTCCGCTAACCATACTAAATAGGCTGCACCAAAGTACATCGAGAAAAATGGCTTGCTAAGATCATCACCTTGATTAGGATTATATGCTCTAAAGCCCATCTCGCTGCACACAACGCGGAAGTTTAAATGTAtactaaaaactgaaaataatctGCTTTAACATTTCCAAACACTGGAACAATCATGACAAGCTAAGATCTTGATCTCTAGACAGATTGCTATAAACTTTATGAGCATGCTTCTCAGTTCCAATTAAGTTCTGTTTAGGAGATTGACATACTTGTAGAGCCATGAAGCTGTAGAATAGTCGATTCCCATAATTCCAGCACGTGGTCCGACACCATTCAGGAAACGCAAGCTAATAACCTCTGCAAGAGCACAAAGAACTGACTGTGCAAAAAATAAGTCCCCCGAAAAGAAGAATAACAAAGTAAAAGACAGTGAACGTTGGAGTCAAAGAAGTGAACCGAGTGAGGATAGAAATGCTTATGAAACAGAAAAACACaacgaaaatgaaaaatagtttCGTTATCTTCCAGGCTTTTACATATCTCAGATGAAGAATCAGGTTGTAAAAACTGTTGTGCCTTGGAACATTCGATagtgcggaaacgagattcagattacaacctcatcaaatcacactcagttgaacagaataaaatacaagaaataaagacactaagaaatttacgaggttcaaCAAAAACATGCCTACATCCTTGGAGaaatattgctcttcactatgagaataactagtacaagtacacatgagttaaatcaacataacccaATCCTGAATCCCTTGCATacccactcatagaatttttCAAGAATctcactctaccccaagagttctttcactagaatacttttcactctagctctcttaATTTTCTCTTAACCCATGTTCAATCATTCccatgggagagccgaatgctctctcCACCTTAGGATGCTTTTCTGGCTGCCATCTAACACACGGCAAGCATGCCTAATGCAAGCATTTCCTTGCATTAAATAAAGGCCAAGCCATCACATTTCTTGCATAATGCTCCCAAAGTCAAAAGGCAAACccacttttgcttttactttccaGCACTTGTGTGCAACTTTCAATGCAGCCCACACCATGTGATATTTCCActgaaagcaaacacaaatcaCTTCATTGTTGCCAGCTCAAAAtatgagccaatcacaacaaaaaCCAGTGTCGAAAACAGTCGAAAATATATTTCACAACTTAGAGGTTATACTTACAGGTTTAATTGGTTTTGTACTGAAGTGTTTTGTGAGTATGATATCTGCAACTGTCTGCAAGAAGTCAATATCATTTAGGTGACATGTTAAGGTTGATTTCACTCACAATGCAAACCGAAAAAATATAATCGTAAACTTCAAACCATGGTCTTTTCTAAATTCGTACCTTCAGTTCTACACGAGAAAGATATGGTCTTTTCTTTTCGTCAATGGAAAATCGTActtttccctttttctctccAGTCTTGGTCCACTCTTTAGAGACGTCATGACGATTCCACATTTCCTCCATGTCTTCTGGGGACGCTCTGACATCCCAATAAACATGATGACCTGATCAAATTTTCTCGGCTTAGTAATATAATGCAAATGAGGAATAAAAATGACAGAAAATTCTTGAATTTTGTATGACAAAGCTAAGAAGAGGATCTACATTCTTGAGGAAACCTATATATTCGGGACTGCATTCTATCAGAGGACAAACAAAGAATCATCAAACATCGTAAAAACACttatcaaaacaaaacatgtttGGATTAGTACCATCCGTGGCAACTCACGGACTGCCATCTCCACAAATGTTCTCTTTACAATGTTCATACtaaacaaaatataatatatttttctaaaacAAATTTATCAGTTGAGCTGGCGCGAATAACTGTAGCACGCTCTGTAACTGGAAAGAGGACCAACCTGCATCGTGTGAGGGTGCAGACGGCGCAGCATGATGGGTTTTAGAAGCGGAGCCATGAATTGGAGATGGATGACCTTCAAAACTTTTTCTGCACAAAAGGTGTGATACACCATAATCAGCTCTGGAATGTATCTGAAAAACTTTAGCTTCTACTTAACAATTATTGAGACTTCATAATTCAACAAACGCAACACATTGTTTTCTTTTCGCTACAAATAAAGGAAAACATTTCAGTGCATCATTACATTgtcaaaaagaaaattactgTTACAAAAAATGCTTAAACCAAGTTCCAGATTATAGTGATAGAGAGAAGATAGCAACCTGGATGGAAGACTTTCTTTGACTAAGCGATACCGTTGCCAATATGGCAAAGTTGATTTGTGAGTTGCCTTCTTGGTACCACCTTTATATGCCCTAATTATGAATTCTTCACTTCTTTCTCTACAAAGACGGACGTATATATCAGTATCGAATCTTAGAAGATGGATATAACCAAGTCCACATTCAGAGGAGACACATGTAACAAGATACAAAAAATGATGAGACGAACACTATATTTTGTAACTCACTTGTTCTCAAATTTTGCTAACCATTTAAGATACGCAGCACCAAAATATACATTTACAAAAGGCTTGAACAGAAGATCGTGATCCCCTTGAACATCATATGAATGGTAACCCAAATCACTGCAAGAAAGTTTTACTTACAACGTCATTGCaccaaaattacataaaaagtaGATAAACAACATTTCTGGTCCATTTAAGAGTCACGTTCTCAAGATCAAATCAGTTCATATAGGTCGTACCTAGCTAGCCAGTCAGCTGTTTTTGGAAAAAGTTGCATGATCCCTACAGAGGTGGACTTAGCTTTTTTATCATACCGCGTAGCAAGGGGTTGTCTATCACTTTGAAGGTCTGCAATAGCACAAATCATATCCTGCAGcaaaaacaaaagccaaaataaAGGGAACGAAA is from Malus sylvestris chromosome 5, drMalSylv7.2, whole genome shotgun sequence and encodes:
- the LOC126624586 gene encoding phosphoglycerate kinase, cytosolic-like, which gives rise to MATKKSVSTLKEAELKGKRVFVRVDLNVPLDDNSNITDDTRVRAAVPTIKYLIGHGAKVILASHLGRPKGVTPKYSLKPLVPRLSELLGLEVKIANDCIGEEVEKLVAQLPEGGVLLLENVRFYKEEEKNDPEFAKKLASLADVYVNDAFGTAHRAHASTEGVAKYLKPSVAGFLMQKELDYLVGAVANPKRPFAAIVGGAKVSSKIGVIESLLEKVNILLLGGGMIFTFYKAQGHSVGSSLVEEDKLDLAKSLLEKAKSKGVSFLLPTDVVIADKFAADANSKVVPASAIPDGWMGLDIGPDSIKTFSEALDTTQTVIWNGPMGVFEFEKFSTGTEAIAKKLAELSGKGVTTIIGGGDSVAAVEKAGLAEKMSHISTGGGASLELLEGKTLPGVLALDDA
- the LOC126624580 gene encoding uncharacterized protein LOC126624580, translated to MAASYKYWDDCVDPHDLEELWSSPCVAAEWLDVGETKGQKVHLSRDPDGNAYLTQTEMKAVAEIIIRRHFGSQIDPDMICAIADLQSDRQPLATRYDKKAKSTSVGIMQLFPKTADWLASDLGYHSYDVQGDHDLLFKPFVNVYFGAAYLKWLAKFENKERSEEFIIRAYKGGTKKATHKSTLPYWQRYRLVKESLPSRKSFEGHPSPIHGSASKTHHAAPSAPSHDAGHHVYWDVRASPEDMEEMWNRHDVSKEWTKTGEKKGKVRFSIDEKKRPYLSRVELKTVADIILTKHFSTKPIKPSVLCALAEVISLRFLNGVGPRAGIMGIDYSTASWLYNEMGFRAYNPNQGDDLSKPFFSMYFGAAYLVWLAEYEGSSRTPEFVVQAYILGPKNVNPQDSGPQWLKFEQALSHYEDVKKFREEYGSCTIM